A genomic stretch from Candidatus Eisenbacteria bacterium includes:
- a CDS encoding efflux RND transporter periplasmic adaptor subunit, whose protein sequence is MPAKKRTWWILGVVIAAVAALVFVNLRQDRAKRVDVETETVHRRNIKSVVSASGSITPKRKVEVSASQMGTVTRVAVEEGDEVRVGDFLLEIDPVPYSQAVAQLKASVASSQAELELAEAELDRARRDRERTAFLSEQDLASPQKLLEAETGERVAEARRDAARAALRRQEAALRKADHDLGLTTIRAPMSGVVTSLNVEEGETAIVGTMNNPGTVLLVVADLSELEAEVDVDETDVVDLRVGMDAWIAIDSYPDTVFAATVTEIGNSAVRSAQATESVDFLVKVTLRDPVPGAKPGLSATADIIVAVRENVLSVPIQSLTIRRPDSGEKDAGESAEKEGENEEDAVLDDDPTIRRRGDEREGVFLVRDGLAHFTVTETGIAGDRYFEVLSGPEEGDAVVSGDFRAIRDLQDGDPVKVVEKKSDES, encoded by the coding sequence ATGCCCGCGAAAAAACGCACCTGGTGGATCCTGGGGGTCGTGATCGCGGCGGTCGCCGCCCTGGTGTTCGTGAATCTCCGGCAGGACCGCGCCAAGCGCGTCGATGTGGAGACCGAAACGGTTCACCGCCGAAACATCAAGTCGGTCGTTTCCGCCTCCGGATCGATCACCCCCAAACGGAAGGTGGAAGTCTCCGCGAGCCAGATGGGGACGGTGACGCGCGTGGCCGTGGAAGAGGGGGACGAGGTCCGCGTGGGGGATTTCCTCCTCGAGATCGACCCGGTCCCCTACAGCCAAGCGGTGGCGCAGCTGAAGGCGTCCGTCGCCTCCTCCCAGGCGGAGCTGGAGCTGGCCGAGGCGGAATTGGACCGGGCGAGGCGGGATCGGGAGAGGACCGCTTTCCTGAGCGAGCAGGACCTGGCGTCGCCGCAAAAACTGCTCGAGGCGGAGACGGGGGAACGCGTGGCGGAGGCGCGCCGGGACGCGGCGCGGGCGGCGCTCCGGCGGCAGGAGGCGGCGCTTCGCAAAGCGGATCACGACCTGGGCCTCACCACGATCCGCGCCCCCATGAGCGGCGTCGTCACGTCGCTGAACGTGGAGGAGGGGGAGACCGCGATCGTCGGCACCATGAACAACCCGGGCACGGTGCTTCTCGTCGTCGCCGATCTTTCGGAGTTGGAGGCGGAAGTGGATGTGGACGAGACGGACGTGGTCGATCTCCGCGTCGGCATGGACGCGTGGATCGCCATCGACTCCTACCCGGACACGGTCTTCGCGGCCACGGTGACGGAGATCGGCAACAGCGCCGTTCGGAGCGCCCAGGCCACCGAGTCCGTCGACTTCCTGGTGAAGGTCACCCTTCGGGATCCTGTGCCGGGGGCGAAGCCGGGCCTCTCGGCGACGGCGGACATCATCGTCGCCGTCCGGGAGAACGTCCTCTCCGTTCCGATCCAGTCGCTCACCATCCGCCGCCCCGACTCCGGGGAAAAGGACGCCGGGGAGAGCGCCGAGAAAGAGGGCGAAAACGAAGAAGACGCGGTCCTCGACGACGACCCGACGATCCGCCGGCGGGGCGACGAGCGGGAAGGGGTCTTCCTCGTCCGTGACGGCCTAGCCCATTTCACGGTCACCGAAACCGGAATCGCCGGCGACCGCTACTTCGAGGTCCTCTCCGGGCCCGAGGAGGGGGACGCGGTCGTCTCCGGCGATTTCCGCGCGATCCGCGACCTCCAGGACGGCGACCCGGTCAAGGTCGTGGAGAAGAAGAGCGACGAGTCGTGA
- a CDS encoding response regulator: MNKPNILIVDDEQAITASLSYCLEKEGFDVQVADSGEQAVRTVLDRVPDLIISDVMMPGMDGYEFCRRIREYHKTENIPFLFLTARDGHESQVRGKSFGCTEYITKPFDLNELVRRVRAILASRTASPETNR, translated from the coding sequence ATGAACAAACCGAACATCCTGATCGTCGACGACGAGCAGGCCATCACCGCCTCCCTCTCCTATTGCTTGGAGAAAGAGGGGTTCGATGTGCAGGTCGCCGACAGCGGGGAGCAGGCGGTGCGGACCGTCCTCGACCGGGTGCCCGACCTGATCATCTCCGATGTGATGATGCCCGGCATGGACGGCTACGAGTTCTGCCGGCGGATCCGCGAATACCACAAGACCGAGAACATCCCTTTTCTCTTCCTCACCGCCCGAGACGGGCACGAAAGCCAGGTGAGGGGAAAATCGTTCGGGTGTACGGAGTACATCACCAAACCTTTCGACCTGAACGAGTTGGTCCGCCGGGTGCGGGCGATCCTGGCGAGCAGGACCGCCTCCCCGGAAACGAATCGGTAG
- a CDS encoding ABC transporter permease, producing the protein MSEPTGAAVRNRALFLENLRQAIEVIRTHRLRSSLLILGVGIGVAAILAVVTILVGLGAQIEHDMTLADRPYIMVARFDMLTEGAGEEELRNRKRIEPEAAEAVRQYCDAVSHIDFRYDPDGRMRVIQRGGEHTQPVKVIGTSEAFPLIHAFTVADGRFFTRTELEHNRSVIVLAWGPAKDLFPHSDPIGERVRIGTHNYEVVGVFEERKHIMGQLGEGYAVVPYTSYERDFHNRYDESYLVVSPAPGRTLEETREQLIATLRAARKVPPGRENDFAVMTSEAFRETVGRITGAIALVLVAISSIGLLVGGIGVMNIMLISVTERTHEVGLRMSVGARRSDVLFQFLIEATTLTGLGGAVGVGLGILAAQGISRATGFPLGVSPFWIAVSVLFSALVGLVFGIFPANRAARMDPIDALRYEK; encoded by the coding sequence ATGAGTGAGCCGACCGGCGCCGCCGTCCGCAACCGCGCGCTCTTCCTCGAGAACCTGCGCCAGGCGATCGAGGTGATCCGCACACACCGCCTCCGCTCCAGCCTGCTCATCCTCGGCGTGGGAATCGGCGTGGCGGCGATCCTGGCGGTGGTGACCATTCTCGTCGGGCTGGGCGCGCAGATCGAGCACGACATGACCCTCGCGGACCGCCCCTACATCATGGTGGCCCGCTTCGACATGCTCACCGAGGGGGCGGGCGAGGAGGAACTCCGAAACCGGAAGAGGATCGAGCCGGAGGCGGCGGAGGCGGTGCGGCAATACTGCGACGCCGTCTCGCACATCGATTTCCGTTACGACCCGGACGGCCGGATGCGGGTGATTCAGCGCGGCGGCGAGCACACCCAACCGGTCAAGGTCATCGGCACAAGCGAGGCCTTTCCCCTGATCCACGCCTTCACCGTCGCCGACGGCCGCTTCTTCACGCGGACCGAGCTGGAACACAACCGGTCGGTGATCGTGCTCGCCTGGGGTCCCGCGAAGGACCTCTTCCCCCACTCCGATCCGATCGGCGAGAGGGTGCGAATCGGGACGCACAACTACGAGGTGGTCGGCGTCTTCGAGGAGAGGAAGCACATCATGGGGCAGCTCGGCGAGGGATACGCGGTGGTCCCTTACACGAGCTACGAGCGGGACTTCCACAACCGATACGACGAGTCCTATCTGGTCGTCTCCCCCGCGCCGGGACGGACGCTGGAGGAGACGCGGGAGCAGCTGATCGCGACGCTCCGCGCGGCGCGCAAGGTGCCGCCGGGCCGGGAGAACGATTTCGCGGTGATGACCAGCGAAGCCTTCCGCGAGACCGTCGGCCGGATCACCGGGGCGATCGCCCTCGTGCTGGTCGCCATCTCCTCCATCGGCCTCTTGGTCGGCGGGATCGGCGTGATGAACATCATGCTCATCTCCGTCACCGAGAGGACGCACGAGGTGGGGCTCCGCATGTCCGTCGGCGCGAGGCGGAGCGACGTGCTTTTCCAGTTCCTGATCGAGGCGACCACGCTCACGGGGCTCGGCGGCGCCGTCGGGGTCGGCCTCGGCATACTCGCCGCTCAAGGGATCTCCCGGGCGACCGGATTCCCCCTCGGCGTCTCCCCCTTCTGGATCGCCGTGTCGGTCCTCTTCTCCGCGCTGGTCGGACTCGTCTTCGGCATCTTCCCCGCGAACCGGGCGGCCCGGATGGATCCGATCGACGCGCTCCGGTACGAGAAATGA
- a CDS encoding ABC transporter permease encodes MTLEGVRIALTALRENKLRTFLTLLGNIVGTMSVIAVVSLINGVDRYAREEIAAEGSNVVTLSRFDIFELITDFDSFLKTIRRNPVIDLEDLDWLEDRVPSATARDATVGAYTSVHAADRGIQNVSVQGRTESFPLIEKVPLALGRPVAPLEVRRSKNVAVIGSEIAETLWPNRDPIGRVFRIAGRHFRVIGVAEPRASRLGQNRNRFVILPITTYGKTFGSGESIEIKFRAEDPAGVERVVEEVRFAMRLRNRLKPSEEDVFSVTTSERILSLWEKISSAIFRALIGLVSIALVVGGVVLMNVMLVAVTERTREIGIRKALGATRANVLGQFLAESVTLSVIGGAIGVALGFAIAAVISAATPVPSAIQPWAIAAGLAVTFLIGILFGTYPASRASRLDPVEALRHE; translated from the coding sequence GTGACACTCGAGGGAGTCCGCATCGCCCTCACCGCGCTTCGCGAAAACAAGCTCCGCACATTCCTCACCCTTCTCGGGAACATCGTGGGCACCATGTCGGTCATCGCCGTGGTCTCCCTCATCAACGGCGTGGACCGCTACGCCCGCGAGGAGATCGCCGCCGAGGGGTCGAACGTCGTCACGCTGAGCCGCTTCGACATCTTCGAGCTGATCACCGATTTCGACTCCTTCTTGAAGACGATCCGGCGCAACCCGGTGATCGACCTGGAGGATCTGGATTGGCTCGAGGATCGCGTCCCCTCGGCGACGGCCCGGGACGCGACGGTGGGCGCCTATACGTCGGTTCACGCCGCCGACCGCGGCATTCAGAACGTGAGCGTGCAGGGGCGGACCGAATCGTTCCCGCTCATCGAGAAGGTCCCCCTCGCCCTCGGCCGCCCGGTCGCCCCTCTCGAGGTGCGGCGGAGCAAGAACGTGGCGGTGATCGGCAGCGAGATCGCCGAGACGCTCTGGCCGAACCGGGACCCGATCGGGCGCGTCTTCCGGATCGCGGGGCGCCACTTCCGCGTCATCGGCGTCGCCGAACCGCGCGCCTCCCGTCTCGGGCAGAACCGGAACCGCTTCGTGATCCTGCCGATCACCACCTACGGGAAAACCTTCGGCTCCGGCGAATCGATCGAGATCAAGTTCCGCGCGGAGGACCCGGCCGGCGTGGAGCGCGTGGTGGAGGAGGTCCGTTTCGCCATGCGGCTCCGAAACCGGCTGAAGCCGAGCGAGGAGGATGTCTTCTCGGTCACGACCAGCGAGAGAATCCTGAGCCTTTGGGAGAAGATCTCATCGGCGATCTTCCGGGCGCTCATCGGTCTCGTTTCGATCGCGCTGGTGGTGGGGGGCGTGGTGCTGATGAACGTGATGCTCGTGGCGGTGACCGAGAGGACCCGGGAGATCGGCATCCGGAAGGCGCTCGGCGCGACCCGCGCGAACGTGCTCGGCCAGTTCCTCGCCGAGTCGGTCACCCTGTCGGTGATCGGGGGCGCGATCGGCGTGGCGCTCGGTTTCGCCATCGCCGCCGTCATCTCCGCGGCGACGCCGGTGCCGAGCGCGATCCAGCCGTGGGCGATCGCTGCGGGGCTCGCCGTCACCTTCCTCATCGGGATCCTCTTCGGGACCTATCCGGCGAGCCGCGCGTCTCGTCTCGATCCTGTGGAGGCGCTCCGCCATGAGTGA